The sequence CTACGGCGGCGAACGCCTCACTGCTGCAATGGGTAATGTGTATCACGCTCGTTGGGCTGCAGTTTGGTGCGGCCGATTTTATTGCCGGTTATTACCAGGAACCTAAAATGGCGCCATTGCTGAAAATAATGGCGTTTACCTACCTGTGTTACCCGCTCGTAGCGGTGAAAGTCTTTATGGTTCAGCGCGAAAATCGTATGCGTTTTTTTGCTTTTGCCAATACGCTGAACATATCGACGGACAATTTAAGCACGGTCGTATTTCTCATGCTCGATTTTGGCATTGCATCAGTTGCTTATGCCAAAGTTATCACGGCCTTTAGTTGGGTGCTTATTTTTGCGTTCGCACGCGTTAAGTCGGTTCGTCCTGGCTTTGATTCCTCCATATTCCCAAAATTAACGGTTATGTCCCTGCATATTTTTGGGTCTGAGTCGGCGAGAGTGTTGCGTTCGCAAATTGATATATTAATTGCAGCAAAATTACTCAGTGCAGAAGCTTTAGGGTTATATAGCTTCGCCAAAAATGCGGGCGTTGGTTTAAGTCAATCAATTGCCAATGCGTTTTTCGCAGGACTTTACCCGTATATATGCGAAAAAATTCGCTTGGGTTTTGCCGAGCAAGCAAAACGCAAGGCGCTTATTTATGCTGGGGCTATATCAACAATTTTCGTCATGCAATCGCTAGCGGCGCCGTTCTATATTCAACTTCTTTTTGATGTTCGATGGGAATCGGCGGGTTCAATTGTCGCGGTTCTGTGTTTTACCGGCGTGTCACTTATATTTGTTGACACATTAGGGCTCGTTTTTCGAGCGCTTAAGCAAACACTGAGCGAGTTGGCCCTAATCTTGTATTGTGTAATGACGACGACCAGTGCGTTGCTCTTCTTTCAGCCTGAGACTACAACGGAGCTCGCATGGACAACAACTTTGGTCAGTTTTACGTGGTTACTACCCGTAATACTGCAACTACGAATGAAACAACATTTTGTTCAACAAAAGGTAACTGCATCATGAACAACAGCAAACCCATTTTTTCCGTCGTAATGCCTATGTACAACGTTGAGCGATATGTCGCGCAGGCGATAGATTCCGTACTTGCGCAAACCTATAAACATTTTGAATTAATCTGCGTAAACGATGGCTGTACAGATGATACGTTACGCATCGTGGCTGCCTATGATGATTCTCGTATCAAAGTGGTACATCAGAAAAATATGGGGCTTGCGGCGGCCCGTAATACGGGTATTAACTACGCGAATGGTGTGTTTGTAGCGTTGTTAGATTCGGACGATGCCTGGCGTTCAAATAAGCTGTCTGAACATTTTAAACATTTTCGCAATACCCCAGATTTAGATATTAGCTATAGCGCGTCGCGCTTTATGGATGAAGATGGTGTGGATATGGGTATTGGTCAATACCCTCAGTTGAACGATATTACACCGCAAGTCATTTTTTGTCGTAACCCCATTGGGAATGGATCGGCTGCCGTAATACGCAAAAGCCTGCTTACGAATATAGCGGAGCGAAAAGTGGTTGATGGAGCATTTAGAACAACGTATTTCGATGAAGATTTTCGACAGTCTGAAGACGTTGAATTTTGGTTGCGTGCAGCGCTTAAAACCGACTGTGTATTTGGTGGTATTGGCGAGGCCTTGACTCAGTATCGTGTGAACGCGAGCGGCTTAAGCGCAAATTTAGATAATCAATTTGCGGCGTGGAAAAGTTCAGTCAATAAAAATCAGTCGATATCACCGGTGTTTTTTAGCCGCTGGGAGAGCTTAGCGGAAGCGTATCAAAAACGTTATTTAGCTCGTCGTGCGGTTCAGGCGCGTAATAGTTTTGTCGCGCTTAAATTGGTGTGCTCAGCAGTTGCAACGGATTGGAGAATTGTAAAACAGGAACCTGTAAGAACAGCCGCAACGTTTGGTTGTGCGGTATTGTCCGTGCTACCGACTAGCGTGTACGCTGCAATTGAACACGCAGGTATGATGACAGCCAATCATTTTCGTAAAAGTGAAGCGGCTTAAATAGACGGTTAAGGTGTTGTTAATGCATTATGCTGAAAGAGCGCGGCGTTATTCTGTGGTAACGGGAATAGCGATAGTAAACGTTGTGCCGCGCTCTGCATTACTCGTCACGCTAAGTTCACCTCCGTGCTTGGTGATAATGCCATGGGAAATAGAAAGGCCTAAACCTGTACCTTTTCCTGGAGCCTTAGTAGAGAAGAACGGATCAAATATTCTATCGATGTCCATGGGTGAAATACCCTTCCCCGTATCAGAAATTTTTACGTAGAGAAGCCCTTTTTCAATACTGGTAACTATTGAAATAGTCCCTTTCGATTCTATCGCCTGTGCAGCATTCACCAGCAAATTCAAAATAACTTGAGAGAATCCCCCTGCATAGCCGTCAATTGCGGGCAAATCACTGTATTGCTCAACTATATCGCCTTTGTATTTGAGTTCGTTCCACACGAGTTTTAGTGTGGAGCGAATAGATTCATTGACGTCGAACGGTTTTTTTTCGTCGGTGTCGGGCCGAGAGAAATCCTTCAGGCTTCTGACTATTTCGGATATGCGCTCCATTCCCGAAATGGAGTCCGAGATAATATCGTTGAAATCGTCCATTAAAAACGCGATGTCATAATTTTTATAGGCGTCTGCGATCACGCTCGTGATTTCGGGATCTTTATCGAGCGCAATGACGGTCTCTATAAACCCGTTGATGTCGCTTTTATATTTTTTTAAGGTATTAAGATTACTGCGTACGTAGGCTGAAGGGTTGTTTATTTCGTGTGCAACGCCGGCCGATAGTTGGCCCATGGATGCCAGTTTTTCTTGGTGTAAGAGCTGTGCTTTTTGAAAGCGCAGGCGGTTGTAAGCAGTGGTTAGGGTAGAGGTCGCTTCATGGAGCTCGCGAGATTTATCTTCGAGTAATTTGTCGGCGTATTCACGCGCTTTTTTTTGCCGTTCATAGGCGGCTTTGTAATCTGGGTTGGTCATAGAATACGAATGTCGATTAAGCAGTGGTCTTCGCCGGTATGCATACAGGTGTTTTGGATGATATCAATGGCTACGTCGTACTGCTTAGCTGCGCCGTATATCAGCCCCTCTGCTAGCAAACAGAGCTTTCTGGGTGAGGTGTAATACATTTGCATATGCTGGTTATTTACCGCGGTACATCGAATTTGAGGAAGGTGGGCGTCGTGGTAGAGTTTTTCGACTTCTTTGTGAATAACGCCTTCAATACTGGAGAGAAAACTAAAAAAAGTGGGTTGTACTTTTCTAAAAACGGGAAATTTGCTATCTAACTCTGTAAATAAATATTCGCCGAACGCGCGTTTTACATCGCTTTTAGAGAGTTTGAGGTGCTCAGAGATTACGTCGACAAAGGTGAGCATTTCTGAATCTTCATAACTGTGTGCGGAAGCGTATATGCCCCCGGAGGATGGCGCTACTTTTTCAAGAATTGCTTCCCAGGTTTGCATACCATAATTCTTTTCGATCATATCGTTTAGAGCGATGAATACGGCGCCTTTCATAGCGTAACACCTTCTTGTTGGTATTTAGTTCACCCTATTGCGAACCTGTATATCTAAATGCTCACCGGTACTGTTTTCGTAGCGCGTTAGTTTTTCAATATGCGCCCTCGTTAGAGGCGTTCCTGTGCGTAGTAGCAGTACTTGATTGGCCGAAAAAAGATCGCTAGAAAGAATCATTCCGGGCGTTAGGTGCTGTCGATCTTTCGTGAGTATAGTTGACTCTGACAACAGTGAGTGTTCGTCGATAATATCAAAGAGGGCGCTGGTTACTTGGTGGTCATAATAACGGCCTGTTCGGCTCTCGATGTAGGCGCGCGCCTCGTTATGGCCGCTTACGTTATTGGTTAAACGACCTTCGAATAGTAATACATAATCGGTAACAACACCCATTATGCGCGCGGGCATTGGAATCTCGTTTTTATTTAAACCGCGTGGGTAACCGCTACCATCAAGACGCTCTTTATGCTTGCCAATGATTTCGGCGACAGGGTTAAGTTCGGCCATGCCGCTCAAAATGGTTTCGCCAATTTCAACTTGCGCTTGGTAACGTTTTAGCTCGTTGTTGTCGAGTTCGGAAACAACTTTATAGCTCCAATAATCCGACATGGCTAGGCTGCCAATATTGTGGAGCTTTCCGGCAACGTCTAAATTGTCCTGGTCTCGGGTGCTAACGTTTAGTGCCTTTGCAAGGCTAATGGAGGTATTGGCAATGAAGTGCCCGTGACCGTCACCTTTGCCACTGAGCTCTATAATGTTAGACACGGCATTGAGTAAATCCAGCGTGCGGCACTCGGCTTTTTTATGCTCAATTTGGAGAAGCGAGAGCGCTTGTTCTACTTCTATATTTTTTTCCTTTACGCTACGGTCAAGGCTCAACGCTAGTTTTCCAAGCTTTCGGTTTTGCGTGCGCGTTAATGCTTCAAGGCGTTTTCGTTCACGTTGTGAGGATTGGAATTCAACGGCATTTTGAATAACGCTACTTAATACTTGGTCGTCCCACGGTTTAGAGATGTAGTTAAATATTTTTGCCTCGTTGACGACTTTTTCCAAGGCATACACGTCTGAGTAGCCCGTAATGAGAATACGCTCGGTTTCGGGTTGTAGCTTGCGTACTTGGCTTAAGAATTCGGCGCCGTCCATTTCGGGCATACGCATATCGGAAACCACTACATCAATAGTGTTCTCCTCAAGAATAGCCAAACCCTCTTTGGCTGAATTCGCACAATAGACGTCCCATTGTTCATCTCTCGAAAGCCGCTTTAATGCTTTCAATACGGGTAGTTCGTCGTCTACGAATAGAATCTTGGGTGAGGTTGCGGTGGTCTCTGATATTTGCATCTGTTTTTCCTAAAAATGGGCTACTCTAGCCTCTATACTGTTTAAAGAATAACCTGCTTGACGTAGATTACATTTATATCATGAATAACATGAACCTCAGAAAGACTAGTTGGTTATCGATACTAGAAGTCTTTTAGTGAGGGGTTATAGATTGGGAAGACCATATGACTGATAAGTATAAGGAGCAATACACCTCTGGTGAGGTGGCTAAGCTATGCGGCGTGACGCTAAGAACAGTATTGAATTGGATTGGTAAGGGGTTGTTGAAGGCCTATAAATTACCCGGAAGGCGCGGTGATAACCGTATTCGACGACCAGACTTAATTGCCTTTATGACGTCTCACGGCATGCCCGTGCCGGAAGAGGTTGGCGGGGGCATTAGGCGTGCGTTAATTGTGGATGATGAGTTAGCTATGGCCAAATCTATTCAGCGAATTTTGCGGGGAAAAGGCTTCAGTACAGAAATAGCGAATGATGGCTTTAGCGCTGGACTTGCCTATGGGGAATTGCAGCCGTCGTTGATGACGTTGGATTTACAAATGCCGCAGGTGGATGGCTTTCAAGTGCTAAATCAACTTGCGGATAAAAAGTGCGGCAAAATTATTGTGATATCGGGATTAGGTAAAGAGGATTTACAGAGGACGTTAACGCTAGGTGCTGACGCGGCGTTACAAAAACCGTTTGAAAATACTTGTTTGGAAGGTTTAGTTGATAAATGGTTCTAATGACTAGGCTCTGAAGGAAAGTGGTAGCTAGAGGGAGACTTGAACTCCCGACCTCAGCATTATGAGTGCTGCGCTCTAACCAGCTGAGCTACCTAGCCACTTATACCTTTGCCTGCCGACCTTAATAAAACGTGTTGTTTCTTTAGGGGGCGTATCGCTTTTGGCGATGAAGAGGGCTCCTGCCCAATATTCTCTGTATACCGTGAAGCTGGTACGCATAACCCCGTGATCTATCCGTAGATGAGCCAATGTAAAATTGGGTAGGGGTCGAGAGGGCCGCTATTTTCACTAGTCGCCCTATCAAAGTCAAGCGAGATTTAAACGTTAAAGCGGAAATGCACTACATCACCGTCTTTTACAGTATAGTCTTTGCCTTCGAGCCGCCATTTGCCCGCATCTTTAGCGCCAGCTTCACCGTTAAAATTTACGAAGTCTTCATAAGCAACCACTTCTGCGCGAATAAAACCTTTTTCGAAATCGGTGTGAATTTTTCCGGCGGCTTGCGGCGCAGTAGATCCGATTGGAATTGTCCATGCGCGTACTTCTTTAACGCCAGCGGTAAAGTAGGTGTGAAGATTGAGCAGGTCGTAGCCGCCACGTATCACGCGATTTAATCCAGGCTCGTCCATGCCCATTTCTTCGAGAAATTCGATTTTTTCATCGTCGTCTAATTCGGCTATTTCGGCTTCCATTTTGTTACAGATGGGCACCACAACGGCGTTTTCTTCTTTGGCTATTTCGATCACTTTGTCGAGGTAGGGGTTATCGCTAAAGCCGTCTTCTTGCACATTAGCAATGTACATGGTGGGTTTAAGCGTTAAGAGGCTGAGTGTTTGGAGTTGCGCCTTACGTTCATCGTCGAGCCCGAAAGAGCGCAGTGGCTTGGCTTCGTTTAAGTGCGGTAAGACTTCCTCTAGAAGCGCCTTCATACGCATGGCGTCTTTGTCCTGCCCTTTGGCGGCTTTTGAATAGCGAAAAATAGCTTTTTCAACGGTATCTAGGTCGGAAAGGGCCAGCTCGGTATTGATCACTTCAATATCGGATGCGGGGTCAATTGCGCCTTCTACGTGAATAACGTTGGGGTCGTCAAAGCAGCGTACAACGTGGGCGATAGCGTCGGTTTCTCGAATATTAGCGAGAAATTGGTTGCCGAGACCTTCTCCTTTGGAGGCGCCAGCTACGAGGCCTGCGATATCGACAAACTCCATCGTGGTGGGCACGACGCGCTCGGGTTTTACGATGTCGGCGAGCTTGTCTTGTCGAGGGTCTGGTACTGCTACGACGCCAGCATTTGGCTCAATGGTGCAGAATGGGAAGTTCTCAGCACTAATACCGGCTTGGGTCAGTGCATTAAACAAAGTGGATTTGCCTACATTAGGTAAGCCGACGATGCCGCAATTAAAGCCCATGTGTTCATTCCTATCTAATCTTGGCAAGGCAAAGAAGGCTTTGCGCATGCCTTTATATGTGACGCCTTCTGACGGTGTTGACCTCTTTTAAATTCCCTATGATGGATAGATCACAGGGAAAGGTGTTACGTGTTCAGAGTGCTGTTAACGTGTCTGTTATGCGATTGTGTATTCGTAGTCATAGTATTACTGGCTTGGCGTGACTTGGCTAAATATTTTTTAATGCGCGAGCGTGTAGCCAATTAATTTGTGTGCAATTCTCGCATGGCTTTCTCCCAGTCGCCGGCGACTAAATCGGGAAGTGCTTTTTCACTTTCAGACAGTGCAATGTCTATGAGCGTTTGCTCTGCAGCGGGCGCTTTCTTGAGTACGTAACCGCTGACTTGTTTGGCGTTTCCGGGGTGGCCTATGCCAACGCGCAAACGCCCAAAATTTTTGTTGTTACCTAGGCTGCTAATAATATCGCGCAGCCCATTGTGGCCACCGTGGCCGCCGCCAATTTTTAATTTGGCTATACCAGGATCTAAGTCGAGTTCGTCGTGTACGACGAGAATATTTTCGGGTGCTATTTTATAGAAGTTGGCAAGTGATGCCACCGCTTGACCGCTGCAGTTCATGAACGTGGTGGGCACTAATAATCGAATATCGTTACCCTTGAGGGTGATGCGACCGGAATAACCGAAATGCTTTGGGGTATTGGCGAGTGGTTGAGCATGCGAACGAGCCAGCTCTTCGACAAAATCTTGCCCTGCATTGTGACGAGTGTTGGCATATTCAGCGCCGGGGTTTCCCAGCCCCACGATCATCTTTATGGCGGTATTCATGGCAACAATGTTTTGCGTTCGATGAGTGAAATACACTATGTAAGTGAGATACAAAAAGGGCAGCCTTTGGCTGCCCTTTCAACGCAGGAAGATTTACTCTTCGCTAGCGCCTTCTTCTGTCGCTGCTTCGTCGTCATCTGAGGCACCGCGTGCCTTAAAGACGTTGGCAACGGGCAAGTTGTGGTCTTCGCCGTGTGCAAGAGCAACAGACTCAACGCCTTTCGGCAATACCAAGTCAGAGATATGAACAGAGTGACCCAATTCGAGCTCTACTAGATCAACTTCGATGAACTCGGGAAGATCGCCAGGCAAACAGCTGATTTCGAGATCTGTCATGGTGTGAGAAATCGTTCCGCCTTGTACTTTAACGCCTTTACAGGTGTCTTCGTTTAAGAAGTGTAAAGGTACGCGGGTGGTAAATTTCTTGGTCTTAGAGACGCGCAAGAAATCAGCGTGTAAGACGATAGGCTTGGCTGGGTGACGTTGTAGATCTTTTAGAATAACGTCTTCGGCTTTTCCATCTACATTCAAGGTTATGATGTGAGAGTAGAACGATTCGTGCTCTAAGTGCTTGCTTAGTGCGTTATGCGAAAGCGTAATGTTGGTTGGTTTTTTACGACCGCCATAGATAATGGCAGGTATTAAACCCGCTTCGCGACGTAGGCGGCGGCTCGCACCTTTCCCTGTATCATCACGTAGCGCTGCATCAAGAGTGAAGTCTTCATTAGACATTGTGTAATTCCTAATTTTGTAACGATTGATTAAATATATGGCGCCATCCCGCGACCAGGAACAGTGCCGTTTAACGCTAAGCCCCTCTTTCGAGGGGCTTAGGTTTTTCACCTATATAGGTGAAAGCCTTTAGCTGTTCGGTTCTCCGAACATTGCGCTTAACGATTCTTCGTTGCTGATGCGACGCATAGCTTCTGCGAGCATATTCGCGAGGGTAAGCGTGCGAATAAGGTCGCAATTTTTACCGGCATCAGAAAGCGGGATAGAATCGGTAATGACGAGTTCATCTATTTGGGAGGCGTTTAATCGCTCAATGGCCGGCCCAGATAAAACTGGGTGGGTGGCGTAAGCGATAACTTTTTTAGCGCCGTGTTTTTTCAGGGCTTTGGCTGCGTTGCACAAAGTGCCTGCAGTATCGACCATGTCGTCGACCAGTAAGCAGGTGCGCCCGTCAATATCGCCAATAATGTTCATGACTTCGGCTACGTTGGCTTTGGGGCGACGTTTATCAATAATGGCCAGCTCTATGCCGAGACGTTTGGCCACGGCCCGCGCTCGAACGACGCCGCCTATGTCTGGTGATACGACGACCAAGTCTTCAAATTTTTGTTTTTCGATATCTTGTAGGAGTACCGGAGAGCCGTAAACGTTATCAACGGGTACGTCGAAAAAGCCTTGAATTTGTTCCGCGTGAAGATCAACAGTGAGCACTCGATCGACGCCTACGGTAACCATCATGTCGGCTACAACTTTGGCTGTAATAGGGACGCGGGCTGATCGAACACGGCGATCTTGGCGGGCGTAACCAAAGTAGGGGACAACGGCAGTAATGCGTCCAGCGGAAGCGCGGTGAAGCGCGTCCACCATCACGATCAATTCCATGATGTTGTCGTTGGTAGGGTTACAGGTCGGCTGAATAACAAATACGTCGCGACCGCGAACGTTTTCGTTTAGCTCCACCATAATTTCACCGTCAGAAAACTTATCGACGGTGACATCCCCGAGTGGTATTCCTAAATTCGAGACGACTTTTTCGGCAAGTTCAGGATTGGCGTTGCCACTAAATACCATCAAATCAGGCACGTTTGTGCTCCTTCTGCAGTTTGTTGCAAAGGTTGAAGGATAGAGTAGGGAGGGTGCGCATAGAAGAATAAAAGTGGCTGGGGTGGAAGGATTCGAACCTTCGCATGACGGGATCAAAACCCGCTGCCTTACCGCTTGGCTACACCCCAGTAGAACTGTTATCGGACAAACCGAAGATTAGGGGAGGCATTGATGCAGTGGCGAATGATTTACGCCCTTGGCCACAAAGCCTTTCAAATGCTCGGGTCGTTTGGCAAAAACATTCTGCGCTTGCTGTTTAGAGCCGAAGCCTGCAAATACACATGCTCCCGTTCCGGTTAGCTGCGCTGAGCCATAAAGACTGAGCCAATCAACCGCATCTCTCACCTGCGGGAACAGTCGTTCAACCAGTGGCTGACAGTCGTTTTTCCCGCCCTTCTCGAGGAAGGCGGCTACTGTAATGGCGAGCGTATCTCTTGTCAAATCTTTATGTGAAAAAATTGCAGCGGTACTCACGTGACAGCT is a genomic window of Teredinibacter purpureus containing:
- a CDS encoding oligosaccharide flippase family protein — translated: MLQFLKNRIQDKLFRNTSWMLLSEATAKISRLLTVVVMAAYLTPVQFGIASLALVCHELMRIFSRAGAGAAVIQCEESDLKATAANASLLQWVMCITLVGLQFGAADFIAGYYQEPKMAPLLKIMAFTYLCYPLVAVKVFMVQRENRMRFFAFANTLNISTDNLSTVVFLMLDFGIASVAYAKVITAFSWVLIFAFARVKSVRPGFDSSIFPKLTVMSLHIFGSESARVLRSQIDILIAAKLLSAEALGLYSFAKNAGVGLSQSIANAFFAGLYPYICEKIRLGFAEQAKRKALIYAGAISTIFVMQSLAAPFYIQLLFDVRWESAGSIVAVLCFTGVSLIFVDTLGLVFRALKQTLSELALILYCVMTTTSALLFFQPETTTELAWTTTLVSFTWLLPVILQLRMKQHFVQQKVTAS
- a CDS encoding glycosyltransferase family 2 protein, with amino-acid sequence MNNSKPIFSVVMPMYNVERYVAQAIDSVLAQTYKHFELICVNDGCTDDTLRIVAAYDDSRIKVVHQKNMGLAAARNTGINYANGVFVALLDSDDAWRSNKLSEHFKHFRNTPDLDISYSASRFMDEDGVDMGIGQYPQLNDITPQVIFCRNPIGNGSAAVIRKSLLTNIAERKVVDGAFRTTYFDEDFRQSEDVEFWLRAALKTDCVFGGIGEALTQYRVNASGLSANLDNQFAAWKSSVNKNQSISPVFFSRWESLAEAYQKRYLARRAVQARNSFVALKLVCSAVATDWRIVKQEPVRTAATFGCAVLSVLPTSVYAAIEHAGMMTANHFRKSEAA
- a CDS encoding sensor histidine kinase produces the protein MTNPDYKAAYERQKKAREYADKLLEDKSRELHEATSTLTTAYNRLRFQKAQLLHQEKLASMGQLSAGVAHEINNPSAYVRSNLNTLKKYKSDINGFIETVIALDKDPEITSVIADAYKNYDIAFLMDDFNDIISDSISGMERISEIVRSLKDFSRPDTDEKKPFDVNESIRSTLKLVWNELKYKGDIVEQYSDLPAIDGYAGGFSQVILNLLVNAAQAIESKGTISIVTSIEKGLLYVKISDTGKGISPMDIDRIFDPFFSTKAPGKGTGLGLSISHGIITKHGGELSVTSNAERGTTFTIAIPVTTE
- a CDS encoding heme NO-binding domain-containing protein, with the protein product MKGAVFIALNDMIEKNYGMQTWEAILEKVAPSSGGIYASAHSYEDSEMLTFVDVISEHLKLSKSDVKRAFGEYLFTELDSKFPVFRKVQPTFFSFLSSIEGVIHKEVEKLYHDAHLPQIRCTAVNNQHMQMYYTSPRKLCLLAEGLIYGAAKQYDVAIDIIQNTCMHTGEDHCLIDIRIL
- a CDS encoding HD domain-containing phosphohydrolase; translation: MQISETTATSPKILFVDDELPVLKALKRLSRDEQWDVYCANSAKEGLAILEENTIDVVVSDMRMPEMDGAEFLSQVRKLQPETERILITGYSDVYALEKVVNEAKIFNYISKPWDDQVLSSVIQNAVEFQSSQRERKRLEALTRTQNRKLGKLALSLDRSVKEKNIEVEQALSLLQIEHKKAECRTLDLLNAVSNIIELSGKGDGHGHFIANTSISLAKALNVSTRDQDNLDVAGKLHNIGSLAMSDYWSYKVVSELDNNELKRYQAQVEIGETILSGMAELNPVAEIIGKHKERLDGSGYPRGLNKNEIPMPARIMGVVTDYVLLFEGRLTNNVSGHNEARAYIESRTGRYYDHQVTSALFDIIDEHSLLSESTILTKDRQHLTPGMILSSDLFSANQVLLLRTGTPLTRAHIEKLTRYENSTGEHLDIQVRNRVN
- a CDS encoding response regulator — its product is MTDKYKEQYTSGEVAKLCGVTLRTVLNWIGKGLLKAYKLPGRRGDNRIRRPDLIAFMTSHGMPVPEEVGGGIRRALIVDDELAMAKSIQRILRGKGFSTEIANDGFSAGLAYGELQPSLMTLDLQMPQVDGFQVLNQLADKKCGKIIVISGLGKEDLQRTLTLGADAALQKPFENTCLEGLVDKWF
- the ychF gene encoding redox-regulated ATPase YchF gives rise to the protein MGFNCGIVGLPNVGKSTLFNALTQAGISAENFPFCTIEPNAGVVAVPDPRQDKLADIVKPERVVPTTMEFVDIAGLVAGASKGEGLGNQFLANIRETDAIAHVVRCFDDPNVIHVEGAIDPASDIEVINTELALSDLDTVEKAIFRYSKAAKGQDKDAMRMKALLEEVLPHLNEAKPLRSFGLDDERKAQLQTLSLLTLKPTMYIANVQEDGFSDNPYLDKVIEIAKEENAVVVPICNKMEAEIAELDDDEKIEFLEEMGMDEPGLNRVIRGGYDLLNLHTYFTAGVKEVRAWTIPIGSTAPQAAGKIHTDFEKGFIRAEVVAYEDFVNFNGEAGAKDAGKWRLEGKDYTVKDGDVVHFRFNV
- the pth gene encoding aminoacyl-tRNA hydrolase; protein product: MNTAIKMIVGLGNPGAEYANTRHNAGQDFVEELARSHAQPLANTPKHFGYSGRITLKGNDIRLLVPTTFMNCSGQAVASLANFYKIAPENILVVHDELDLDPGIAKLKIGGGHGGHNGLRDIISSLGNNKNFGRLRVGIGHPGNAKQVSGYVLKKAPAAEQTLIDIALSESEKALPDLVAGDWEKAMRELHTN
- a CDS encoding 50S ribosomal protein L25/general stress protein Ctc, which encodes MSNEDFTLDAALRDDTGKGASRRLRREAGLIPAIIYGGRKKPTNITLSHNALSKHLEHESFYSHIITLNVDGKAEDVILKDLQRHPAKPIVLHADFLRVSKTKKFTTRVPLHFLNEDTCKGVKVQGGTISHTMTDLEISCLPGDLPEFIEVDLVELELGHSVHISDLVLPKGVESVALAHGEDHNLPVANVFKARGASDDDEAATEEGASEE
- a CDS encoding ribose-phosphate pyrophosphokinase, which produces MPDLMVFSGNANPELAEKVVSNLGIPLGDVTVDKFSDGEIMVELNENVRGRDVFVIQPTCNPTNDNIMELIVMVDALHRASAGRITAVVPYFGYARQDRRVRSARVPITAKVVADMMVTVGVDRVLTVDLHAEQIQGFFDVPVDNVYGSPVLLQDIEKQKFEDLVVVSPDIGGVVRARAVAKRLGIELAIIDKRRPKANVAEVMNIIGDIDGRTCLLVDDMVDTAGTLCNAAKALKKHGAKKVIAYATHPVLSGPAIERLNASQIDELVITDSIPLSDAGKNCDLIRTLTLANMLAEAMRRISNEESLSAMFGEPNS